From Streptomyces cyaneogriseus subsp. noncyanogenus, the proteins below share one genomic window:
- the ehuC gene encoding ectoine/hydroxyectoine ABC transporter permease subunit EhuC produces MTSGLWELVLQGVWVTIQLLVLSALLATAVSFVAGIARTHRLWIVRFLAGLYTEVFRGTSALVMIFWVFFVLPPAFGWQLVPLWAGTLALGLTYGAYGAEIVRGALGAVDPAQQEGGIALSFTPWQRMRLILLPQAVPEMIPPFSNLLIELLKGTALVSIMGMGDLAFSGNLVRLALQESAEIYTYVLIVYFLIAFLLTRMMRGLEKRLKAGVGKAPAPAAEKAAAQPAGAGGGLR; encoded by the coding sequence ATGACCTCCGGACTGTGGGAACTGGTACTCCAGGGCGTCTGGGTCACGATCCAGCTGCTCGTCCTCAGCGCGCTGCTGGCGACGGCGGTCTCCTTCGTGGCCGGCATCGCGCGCACCCACCGGCTGTGGATCGTCCGCTTCCTGGCGGGCCTCTACACCGAGGTGTTCCGCGGCACCTCCGCGCTGGTCATGATCTTCTGGGTCTTCTTCGTGCTGCCGCCGGCCTTCGGCTGGCAGCTCGTGCCGCTGTGGGCGGGCACCCTCGCGCTGGGGCTGACCTATGGGGCGTACGGCGCGGAGATCGTGCGCGGCGCGCTCGGTGCGGTCGATCCGGCGCAGCAGGAGGGCGGGATCGCGCTCAGCTTCACGCCCTGGCAGCGGATGCGGCTGATCCTTTTGCCGCAGGCGGTGCCGGAGATGATCCCGCCCTTCTCCAACCTGCTGATCGAGCTGCTCAAGGGCACCGCCCTGGTGTCGATCATGGGCATGGGCGACCTGGCGTTCAGCGGCAATCTGGTGCGCCTCGCGCTCCAGGAGAGCGCCGAGATCTACACGTACGTACTGATCGTCTACTTCCTGATCGCCTTCCTGCTGACGCGGATGATGCGCGGTCTGGAGAAGCGGCTGAAGGCGGGCGTGGGCAAGGCGCCCGCGCCCGCGGCGGAGAAGGCCGCGGCCCAGCCCGCGGGGGCCGGAGGTGGTCTGCGGTGA